A stretch of DNA from Desulfobacterales bacterium:
CGGTCCGCTTCGCCCGGGACAGTCTGGGCAGAAACAGCGGATACCTGGCCGGCTCCGACCAGGAACGGGTGCAGGAGTTTCACCAGATCTGGGCCGATCCCGAGGTCAAGGCAATACTGGCCATGCGCGGCGGCTACGGCTGCATGCGGCTGGTGGAACATCTGGACATGGATCTGATCCGGAGCCAGCCCAAACTGCTGATCGGGTTCAGCGATATCAGCGTCCTGCTTGCCGCGATCACCAGGGCCACCGGCCTGGTCACCCTGCACGGCCCGGTGTTGACCACCCTGCCCCGCTGTAACCGGGAAACAATACATTCATTCTTTGCAGCGGTCAGTGGCCGGCAACAGCCGGAGATCAAACCCCGCAACCTGGAGGTGCTCAACAAGGGCGGCATTGCCACCGGCCGGCTGATGGGCGGCAACCTCACCTGCCTGACCCACCTGCTGGCCACCCCCTACGAACCATCCTGGAACAATATCCTGCTCTTTGTCGAGGATGTGGGCGAGTCCGCCTACCGGCTCGACCGGCTCTTCACCCAGCTCAAGCTGGCTGGCCGGCTGGACAACCTTGCCGGTCTCATTCTCGGCTCTTTCAGTGCCAATCTCGGCGAGGATTTCTGCGAGACCGCGGATGACGAACAGGTGTGGCAACGGGTACTGGAACTGCTGGACAACAAAAAAATTCCGGTCTGGGGCAACTTTCCCATTGGCCACGGTCCCAACAACCAGGTGCGGCCCCTGGGGGTGGCGGCGGAGCTTGATTCCGGGGCCGGTGTCCTGCGGCTGCTCGGTCCCTGCACCGCGCCCCGGGGATGAGTCCATTGCCCGGGAATCAGGCGAAGATTTTGCCGGGCCGGCAAGGGACGGAGGCGCGATAAAGCCGGTGCTCCTGGATATAATCCGCCACCACGGCCGGGACCAGGTCCCGGATGGGGCGGCCCTGCCGGACCAGGGCCCGGATCTCGCTGGAGGATATCTCCACGGGCGTCATGTCGAGCAGGTGGATCCGGCCGCCGGCCGGGTCGGTTTCCTGCTCCCAGGTTGTGGAGTCTTCAAAACTTCGCCGGTACCCGGGAAAGAAACGGGCCGCCAGTCGGGCAACCGGCGGACATGACGGCCTGGGGATTATCACCAGGTCGGCAAGGGCGGGGATCTGCTTAAAGCTC
This window harbors:
- a CDS encoding LD-carboxypeptidase, which codes for MRKTAPAETMPEPVLPPPLAKGDTIGLVRPAGPVQDQDHFHAGIRLLQEMGFAVRFARDSLGRNSGYLAGSDQERVQEFHQIWADPEVKAILAMRGGYGCMRLVEHLDMDLIRSQPKLLIGFSDISVLLAAITRATGLVTLHGPVLTTLPRCNRETIHSFFAAVSGRQQPEIKPRNLEVLNKGGIATGRLMGGNLTCLTHLLATPYEPSWNNILLFVEDVGESAYRLDRLFTQLKLAGRLDNLAGLILGSFSANLGEDFCETADDEQVWQRVLELLDNKKIPVWGNFPIGHGPNNQVRPLGVAAELDSGAGVLRLLGPCTAPRG